The proteins below come from a single Papaver somniferum cultivar HN1 chromosome 11, ASM357369v1, whole genome shotgun sequence genomic window:
- the LOC113324272 gene encoding protein FAR-RED IMPAIRED RESPONSE 1-like, giving the protein MENLCRQKERVYVIQFKNRSNQENFDDKSDFIATKGDGGGPKDPPTCSVKKNILGEIRSYTFTCARAGKCDNTGEKPLDPQVTTKCQFPARIMIRLDTLVGYVISKVDLVYNHPLNPDDSRFFRCNRYISAHVMNQIDLFDRAGVRVNKVYNICRNEHGGPENMTCTPKDCINMVDKLRRIRLEEGDAAAILKYFANMSMQNSGFYYKVDLDNDGYLDKVFWADGRYREAYKEFGEVISFDTTYLVNKYNMPFAPFVGVNHHGQSILFGCGLVSHEDKDSFAW; this is encoded by the exons ATGGAGAATCTTTGTAGGCAAAAGGAAAG GGTTTATGTAATTCAATTCAAAAATCGTTCCAATCAA GAGAACTTCGATGACAAGTCTGATTTCATCGCTACCAAAGGAGATGGAGGTGGACCAAAAGATCCCCCAACTTG CTCAGTTAAGAAGAACATTCTAGGAGAGATAAGAAGCTACACATTTACTTGTGCTAGAGCGGGTAAATGTGATAACACCGGTGAGAAACCATTAGACCCACAAGTTACTACTAAATGTCAATTCCCAGCTAGGATAATGATACGACTAGATACTTTAGTTGGGTATGTGATTAGCAAGGTTGACTTGGTTTATAATCATCCACTAAACCCTGATGATTCTAGATTTTTTCGTTGTAATCGGTATATTAGCGCCCATGTAATGAATCAGATTGATCTATTTGATAGAGCAGGTGTTAGGGTGAACAAAGTCTATAATATATGCAGAAATGAACATGGTGGTCCTGAGAATATGACTTGTACACCAAAAGATTGCATAAATATGGTTGATAAACTAAGGCGTATAAGGCTTGAGGAAGGAGATGCTGCTGCAATTCTTAAATATTTTGCAAACATGAGTATGCAAAATTCGGGTTTCTATTATAAGGTGGATTTAGATAATGATGGTTACTTGGATAAGGTGTTTTGGGCAGATGGTAGGTATAGAGAAGCATATAAGGAATTCGGCGAGGTTATTTCATTTGACACTACATACTTGgtgaacaagtataatatgcctTTTGCTCCGTTTGTCGGGGTAAATCATCATGGACAGTCAATATTATTTGGGTGTGGGTTGGTTTCACATGAAGATAAAGATTCGTTTGCGTGGTAA